From a region of the Lentimicrobium sp. L6 genome:
- a CDS encoding triple tyrosine motif-containing protein: MASRLQKTFLLFTILLCLSGFSQQKLIGTSSVRNYSRSEINAGIQNWSIQQGDNGKMYFANNSGLLEFDGVNWRNFPITNNGLVRSLYIDVEGIIYAGGFNEIGYYKKKEDGFYQFHSIRNLIPNEYNDFDDVWRISFNLDGIIYQSFSQLMIYNDDSITVIAAPSEFHLSYQLNNNFYVNDMEQGLLRLAMGKLFPLKGAESLRGKEIWGILEHNDQMLISTASDGVFTYDGNSVIPWATNVNEFLKKNQIFCSYKTKSGILCFGTIQNGLVMVNTKGELIQHLNMSDGLQNNTILSIGEDNLGNLWLGTDKGIDFVEISSPLSRISYNFGAGTGYTARYFEDNLYLGTNQGLQVTQQNSTLSNNLLNKKLKIIPKTQGQVWSLNEIDGSLFCGHNYGTFIIEGEEAQQISDIPGGWAYIQTPKDSTKVIGGTYSGLILFEKINGQWAFKKVLDGFSESARDIAFDGDGYLWMMHGFKGVYRFILSDDYETILQVDYFNSSNSILDEQLFSLCTLKGKIHFLTGDGMFSYSNKKEDFIREDFFKPFIKDSQVRMVSEDKNHNIWYFTAGELAVLRFGEDGKYYNVTLPFMKLKGQFVNGFEFVNTQKEDHCLIATENGFEYYSLKVQKDYNVPFQSYINQMRTFKPDSVYYYSATDKPVQINYTNNDIEFTFSANDFENPNDVVYSTMLEGYEKEWSDWDSRNTKEYTNLFEGNYTFQLRSKNIYGVSTQAIAFKFIVSPPYYRSILAYIIYFIAFLIFLMLLFVIINRRLKAVKSKHEEEQARLFRKKEAELQKEALEAEKELIKMRNDKLRLSIKLKNKELVNSTYETIHKNEILIQLINELKEISTKVTSEENKHQLRMMLKRIRKEINNDKQWQVFETNFENVHEEFLKRIKLAYPGLSPRELKLCAYLRINKSSKEISLLMNISVRGVEISRYRLRKKLELDREVNLTEFILKF; this comes from the coding sequence ATGGCTTCTAGATTACAAAAAACCTTTTTACTCTTTACTATATTGCTTTGTCTTTCTGGCTTTTCGCAGCAGAAACTTATAGGCACTTCTAGCGTACGAAACTATTCACGATCCGAAATTAATGCTGGAATCCAAAACTGGAGTATTCAGCAAGGCGATAATGGAAAAATGTATTTTGCCAATAATTCAGGATTATTGGAGTTTGATGGTGTAAATTGGAGAAACTTTCCAATAACCAATAATGGATTGGTTAGAAGCTTATATATTGATGTTGAAGGAATCATTTACGCTGGTGGATTTAATGAAATTGGATATTATAAAAAAAAGGAAGATGGGTTTTATCAGTTTCATTCTATTAGAAATTTAATTCCCAATGAGTATAATGATTTTGATGACGTCTGGAGAATATCTTTTAATTTGGATGGTATCATCTATCAATCCTTTTCTCAATTAATGATTTATAATGATGATAGTATTACGGTGATAGCAGCCCCTTCCGAATTTCATCTTTCTTATCAACTCAATAATAATTTTTATGTAAATGATATGGAACAAGGCTTATTGCGCTTGGCGATGGGTAAACTTTTTCCACTCAAAGGGGCCGAAAGTTTAAGGGGGAAAGAAATTTGGGGAATCTTAGAACACAATGATCAAATGTTGATATCCACGGCTTCCGATGGAGTTTTTACCTATGATGGGAATTCTGTAATCCCATGGGCTACAAATGTCAACGAGTTTTTAAAGAAGAATCAAATATTCTGCTCTTATAAAACGAAATCAGGAATATTATGCTTCGGAACCATCCAAAATGGATTAGTCATGGTGAATACCAAAGGCGAATTAATACAGCATTTAAACATGTCCGATGGACTTCAAAACAATACCATTCTTAGCATTGGTGAAGACAATTTGGGTAATTTGTGGTTAGGCACCGATAAAGGAATCGATTTTGTAGAAATTAGTTCTCCATTGTCGCGTATATCTTACAATTTTGGCGCGGGTACTGGATACACTGCCAGATATTTTGAAGACAATCTGTATTTGGGTACTAATCAAGGACTACAAGTTACGCAGCAAAATTCAACTTTGTCGAATAACTTGTTGAACAAAAAATTAAAAATCATCCCTAAAACCCAAGGGCAAGTTTGGTCCTTGAATGAAATAGATGGAAGCCTTTTCTGTGGACATAATTATGGGACGTTTATTATTGAAGGAGAAGAAGCCCAACAAATATCCGATATCCCAGGGGGCTGGGCCTATATTCAAACCCCAAAAGACTCTACTAAGGTAATCGGGGGTACTTATAGTGGATTAATACTATTTGAAAAGATAAATGGACAATGGGCCTTTAAAAAGGTGTTGGATGGCTTTTCCGAATCCGCCAGAGACATAGCATTTGATGGGGATGGATATTTGTGGATGATGCATGGCTTTAAAGGCGTTTATCGATTTATTCTTAGTGATGATTATGAAACCATATTGCAAGTCGATTATTTTAATTCAAGTAACTCCATTTTGGATGAACAGCTTTTTAGCCTCTGCACACTAAAAGGGAAAATACATTTTCTGACTGGAGATGGAATGTTCTCCTATTCCAATAAAAAAGAGGACTTTATAAGGGAGGATTTTTTTAAGCCTTTTATTAAGGATTCCCAAGTAAGAATGGTTAGTGAAGATAAAAATCATAATATCTGGTATTTTACTGCTGGGGAATTAGCTGTATTAAGGTTTGGAGAGGATGGTAAATACTATAATGTCACCCTCCCCTTTATGAAATTAAAAGGCCAATTTGTGAATGGTTTCGAGTTTGTAAACACCCAAAAAGAAGATCATTGTCTTATTGCTACAGAAAATGGTTTTGAGTATTATTCTCTAAAAGTTCAGAAAGATTATAATGTTCCATTTCAGTCCTATATTAATCAAATGCGGACCTTCAAACCCGATTCTGTATATTACTATTCTGCAACTGACAAACCCGTCCAAATTAATTATACCAATAACGATATAGAGTTCACATTTTCAGCCAACGATTTTGAAAACCCTAATGATGTAGTTTATTCTACCATGTTAGAGGGTTACGAGAAGGAATGGTCAGATTGGGACAGTAGAAACACAAAAGAGTATACCAATCTATTTGAGGGAAATTATACCTTCCAGCTAAGAAGCAAGAATATATATGGGGTTAGCACCCAAGCCATAGCGTTTAAATTCATTGTTTCCCCTCCATATTATCGTAGTATTCTGGCCTATATTATTTATTTCATAGCCTTTCTCATTTTCTTAATGCTGCTCTTTGTTATTATTAATAGAAGACTAAAAGCGGTAAAAAGCAAGCATGAAGAAGAACAAGCAAGATTGTTTCGTAAGAAGGAAGCAGAATTACAAAAAGAAGCTTTAGAAGCGGAGAAGGAACTCATAAAAATGAGGAATGATAAATTAAGACTCAGCATCAAATTAAAAAACAAAGAACTCGTTAACTCCACCTACGAAACCATACATAAAAATGAAATACTTATTCAGCTCATTAATGAACTAAAAGAAATTAGTACTAAAGTGACTAGTGAAGAGAATAAGCATCAATTAAGAATGATGCTCAAAAGAATACGAAAAGAAATTAATAACGATAAGCAATGGCAGGTTTTTGAAACCAATTTTGAAAATGTGCATGAGGAATTCTTGAAGAGAATCAAGTTAGCCTACCCAGGCTTAAGTCCTCGAGAGCTCAAATTATGTGCTTATCTAAGAATCAATAAATCAAGTAAAGAGATTTCACTACTAATGAATATCTCAGTAAGAGGAGTCGAGATTAGTCGATACCGTCTCAGAAAAAAATTGGAGCTTGATAGAGAAGTCAATTTAACCGAATTTATATTGAAATTTTAA
- a CDS encoding DUF418 domain-containing protein has translation MSQKKPRIVIVDALRGFALLGIILIHSIEHFDFFYPPELNYLFSPALDGFVFETIFLLIAGKAYSIFALMFGFSFFIQMDRQKQLGIDFRAQFIWRLFILMGLGFVHSLFYEGDILHIYAILGMSLVLFDRFKTKHLIIIAGLLALQIPTLVQLTVSLLNPNYIFQETFGAGLWGIGSEIFAKGSFFEVIEYNNWRARTAVWGWTFYNGRYLMLIALFIFGLVLGREQFFHKLKENKKTLEKIALITFVFSVVIIQFKTLLITLPLGETQSYFLNVLLGAYTSFTHTFFIFSVFCLIYIKFSKAKAFNYLAVYGRMSLSNYAGQSMIGVFIFYGYGLGMYRFMGSSWSLIYGILFFILQVSFSQFWMRNYYYGPLEWLWRALTQLDFSIPLKRKTINSKT, from the coding sequence ATGAGTCAAAAAAAACCTAGAATTGTCATAGTAGATGCCTTACGAGGATTTGCTTTATTAGGAATCATATTGATTCACAGCATCGAACATTTTGATTTTTTCTATCCTCCAGAGCTAAACTATTTATTCTCACCTGCTCTTGATGGTTTTGTGTTTGAAACTATTTTCCTTTTAATAGCAGGAAAAGCATATTCCATTTTCGCTTTAATGTTTGGCTTTAGCTTTTTTATACAAATGGATAGGCAGAAACAATTAGGTATAGATTTCAGAGCCCAATTTATTTGGAGGTTGTTTATATTGATGGGTTTAGGTTTTGTGCATTCCTTATTTTACGAAGGAGATATATTGCACATTTATGCCATTCTAGGTATGAGCTTGGTTTTATTTGATAGATTTAAAACAAAGCATTTGATCATTATTGCTGGCCTCTTGGCCTTGCAGATTCCGACTTTAGTCCAGCTGACAGTCTCATTACTGAATCCTAATTATATATTTCAAGAGACTTTTGGAGCAGGATTATGGGGCATTGGTAGCGAAATATTTGCTAAAGGGAGCTTCTTTGAAGTCATAGAATATAATAACTGGCGAGCCAGAACAGCTGTTTGGGGCTGGACCTTTTATAATGGAAGATATTTAATGTTGATTGCTCTATTTATCTTTGGTTTGGTATTAGGGAGGGAACAATTTTTCCACAAATTAAAGGAGAATAAAAAAACGCTAGAAAAAATAGCCTTAATCACTTTCGTTTTTTCTGTGGTCATTATTCAATTCAAGACTTTATTAATCACTTTGCCCTTAGGAGAAACCCAGAGCTATTTTTTAAATGTACTATTAGGAGCTTATACCAGTTTCACTCATACCTTCTTTATCTTTTCAGTTTTTTGTCTCATTTACATCAAGTTTAGCAAGGCTAAAGCATTTAATTATTTAGCTGTTTATGGTAGAATGAGCCTATCAAACTATGCGGGTCAATCCATGATAGGAGTATTCATCTTCTATGGATATGGATTGGGCATGTACAGATTTATGGGCTCCTCTTGGAGCTTAATTTATGGAATACTGTTTTTTATTCTGCAAGTCAGCTTTAGCCAATTTTGGATGAGAAACTATTATTATGGTCCATTGGAATGGCTATGGAGAGCTTTGACTCAGCTGGACTTCTCGATTCCACTAAAAAGAAAAACAATTAATTCGAAGACTTAG
- a CDS encoding family 16 glycosylhydrolase, translating to MMNKLIYLFLALFLFPVLASSQNREVIWSDEFNYEGLPDTAKWGYDVGGNGWGNNELQYYADGRLENSRVENGNLIIEAHYEFFSGKAYSSARLITKNKGDWQYGYFEMRAKLPSGRGTWPAFWMLPTDWEYGGWPGSGEIDIMEHVGYDTENVHGTVHTKSYNHIIGTQVGVAKPVPDCEEAFHVYACEWTADYIKMYIDDELYFTFENQGNWQAWPFDKRFHILVNLAVGGNWGGVEGVDSDAFPTQFVIDYIRVYAPGTTPNAIPEKETDKTIKVYPNPAQEKLFIDSSEHNGPEALEFSLYNSLGKLVLKRSIQEKLVSLNISELKGGMYYYQISSGNENLDKGRFIKE from the coding sequence ATGATGAACAAACTAATATATCTCTTTTTAGCTCTTTTTCTTTTTCCTGTTTTAGCCTCCTCTCAAAATAGAGAAGTCATTTGGTCCGACGAGTTTAATTATGAAGGACTACCAGATACGGCTAAGTGGGGCTACGATGTGGGTGGCAACGGATGGGGAAATAATGAATTGCAATATTATGCCGATGGTAGACTAGAAAACTCTCGAGTTGAAAATGGAAATCTAATTATTGAAGCCCACTACGAGTTTTTTAGTGGAAAAGCTTATTCTTCAGCTCGTCTCATTACTAAAAACAAAGGCGATTGGCAATATGGTTATTTCGAAATGAGAGCCAAACTTCCAAGCGGAAGAGGAACCTGGCCCGCCTTTTGGATGTTGCCCACCGATTGGGAATATGGAGGATGGCCCGGTAGTGGAGAAATCGATATCATGGAACATGTGGGCTACGATACCGAGAATGTCCATGGAACAGTCCACACCAAAAGCTATAACCACATCATCGGAACTCAAGTTGGTGTAGCAAAACCAGTCCCCGATTGTGAAGAGGCTTTTCATGTATATGCTTGCGAATGGACAGCCGATTACATCAAAATGTATATTGACGATGAACTTTATTTTACATTTGAGAATCAAGGAAATTGGCAAGCTTGGCCCTTCGATAAAAGATTCCACATTCTTGTCAACCTTGCTGTAGGCGGAAACTGGGGTGGAGTAGAGGGGGTAGATTCCGATGCATTCCCCACTCAATTTGTCATTGATTACATTAGAGTTTACGCTCCTGGAACTACGCCAAATGCCATTCCTGAAAAAGAGACAGACAAAACCATAAAGGTATATCCAAATCCTGCTCAAGAAAAATTATTCATAGATTCTAGTGAACATAATGGTCCTGAAGCTCTAGAGTTCTCTCTATATAACTCTTTGGGTAAGCTAGTTCTGAAAAGAAGCATACAAGAAAAGTTGGTGAGCTTGAATATCTCAGAATTAAAGGGAGGGATGTATTATTATCAAATTTCTTCAGGAAATGAAAATTTAGACAAAGGTCGTTTCATAAAGGAATAG
- a CDS encoding glycoside hydrolase family 3 C-terminal domain-containing protein: protein MRNYIIIGILLLGVISLNAQDKSNEDMKQKIEDLVSKMTLEEKASLCSGRDDWSTKPIERLDIPWIWVSDGPHGLRRAPATNVPGYGDQLPATCFPTASALAATWDLDLIEKLGVALGEECQAQDVNVLLGPGVNIKRSVLAGRNFEFFSEDPILSGELGAAFINGVQSQGVGTSLKHYVANNVETMRMYNNSDMDIRTLHEIYLRPFEIAVKKAQPWTVMACYNRVQGIYGTESPYILTEVLKNQWGFEGIVISDWFAVVDRVEGIKAGMHIEMPGVSTFNDELIVEAVKNGELEASVLDALVKEILQVVLKAKSLEKEGVELDAQAHHAFARQVAAEAATLLKNDNKVLPITKKKYKKVAIIGEFANNPRFQGNGSSEVKPTQLDKVLDILNQEYGNDFKFTYSQGYSLTDDVDYSMIAEAKEAAAKADIALVFAGLPLHYESEGIDRTHIDLPPSHNKLISEIALVQENSVVVLTNGSAITMPWINEVDGVLETWLGGQAGAGATADVLFGKVNPSGKLAETFPMKLEDTPAFFNFPGEQGEVIYGERIFVGYRYYDEKKMEPLFPFGFGLSYTTFEYSDLTVSAKNIKDTDGLVVTMNIKNTGETKGKEIVQLYVKDEESTLQRPEKELKKFAKIELNPGETKEVSFELNTRDFSYFDGHRALWIAESGAFDILVGASSRDIKLQETIQLQSTQIVPLAYNEYTFFREYWDNKETRELLKAMVPQWIGNFVPEGKSLDDAVFNDFLIDNPIIKLPYVTGGEVDQQGVKDFIEKCKGITYTP, encoded by the coding sequence ATGAGAAACTATATCATTATTGGAATACTATTATTAGGCGTAATTTCTTTAAACGCTCAGGACAAAAGCAATGAGGACATGAAACAAAAAATTGAGGACTTAGTTTCAAAAATGACTTTAGAAGAAAAAGCATCTTTATGTTCTGGCAGAGATGATTGGAGTACCAAGCCCATTGAGCGATTAGATATCCCATGGATTTGGGTTTCCGATGGCCCTCATGGTCTTCGCCGTGCTCCTGCAACTAATGTACCGGGTTATGGTGACCAATTACCTGCCACTTGTTTTCCTACAGCTTCAGCTTTGGCTGCTACTTGGGATTTAGATTTGATAGAGAAGTTGGGTGTAGCTCTTGGAGAAGAATGTCAAGCTCAGGATGTGAATGTATTATTAGGGCCTGGGGTTAATATTAAAAGATCGGTTTTAGCGGGAAGAAATTTTGAGTTTTTCTCCGAAGATCCCATTCTTTCTGGAGAACTTGGTGCTGCCTTTATTAATGGGGTACAAAGCCAAGGAGTAGGAACTTCTTTAAAGCACTATGTGGCTAATAATGTGGAAACCATGAGGATGTATAATAATTCTGATATGGATATTCGTACGCTTCATGAAATCTATTTAAGGCCTTTTGAAATTGCGGTTAAAAAGGCACAACCTTGGACAGTGATGGCCTGCTATAATCGAGTTCAAGGGATATACGGAACCGAATCTCCTTATATTTTAACAGAGGTATTAAAAAATCAATGGGGATTTGAAGGCATTGTGATTTCTGATTGGTTTGCTGTGGTTGACCGAGTGGAAGGAATAAAAGCAGGAATGCATATCGAAATGCCTGGTGTAAGTACCTTTAACGATGAACTCATAGTAGAAGCCGTTAAAAATGGCGAATTAGAGGCGTCTGTATTAGATGCTTTAGTGAAAGAAATTCTACAGGTGGTATTAAAAGCAAAATCTCTGGAGAAAGAAGGAGTGGAATTGGATGCACAAGCACACCATGCCTTTGCCAGACAAGTAGCAGCAGAGGCAGCAACACTATTGAAGAATGACAATAAGGTACTTCCTATAACTAAGAAGAAGTATAAGAAAGTGGCCATTATTGGTGAATTTGCTAATAATCCACGTTTTCAAGGAAATGGTAGCTCAGAAGTAAAACCCACTCAACTCGATAAAGTTCTCGATATTCTAAATCAAGAATATGGTAATGATTTTAAATTCACATACTCCCAAGGTTATAGCCTAACAGATGATGTAGATTATTCTATGATAGCCGAAGCTAAAGAAGCTGCAGCTAAAGCTGATATTGCTTTAGTATTTGCGGGCTTACCCTTACATTATGAATCGGAAGGAATTGATAGAACTCATATTGATTTACCTCCATCGCATAATAAACTGATCAGCGAAATTGCTCTAGTTCAAGAAAATTCAGTGGTAGTTTTAACCAATGGTTCTGCCATTACCATGCCTTGGATAAATGAGGTAGATGGAGTATTAGAGACCTGGTTAGGTGGACAAGCGGGAGCAGGAGCCACAGCCGATGTGCTTTTTGGAAAAGTGAATCCTTCCGGAAAATTGGCGGAAACATTCCCAATGAAACTAGAAGATACACCAGCGTTTTTTAATTTTCCTGGTGAGCAAGGAGAAGTGATTTATGGGGAGCGCATTTTTGTGGGCTATCGATATTATGACGAGAAGAAAATGGAGCCTCTTTTCCCATTTGGATTCGGACTTTCCTATACTACTTTTGAATATAGCGACCTCACAGTATCTGCTAAAAACATTAAAGATACAGATGGTTTAGTAGTAACTATGAATATTAAAAACACAGGAGAAACTAAAGGAAAAGAAATAGTTCAGTTATATGTAAAGGATGAAGAAAGCACTTTACAACGTCCCGAAAAAGAACTCAAGAAATTTGCTAAAATAGAACTTAATCCAGGGGAAACCAAAGAAGTAAGTTTCGAACTCAATACTCGCGATTTTTCCTATTTCGATGGACATAGAGCGCTTTGGATTGCTGAAAGTGGTGCTTTTGATATTTTAGTTGGAGCTTCCTCTAGGGATATCAAACTACAAGAAACCATTCAACTACAATCTACTCAAATAGTGCCATTGGCTTATAATGAGTATACTTTCTTTAGAGAATACTGGGATAATAAAGAAACTCGTGAATTATTAAAAGCCATGGTTCCTCAATGGATTGGTAATTTTGTTCCCGAAGGAAAATCCTTAGACGATGCCGTATTTAATGATTTCCTTATTGATAATCCCATCATAAAATTACCTTATGTAACAGGAGGAGAAGTTGATCAGCAAGGGGTGAAAGATTTTATTGAAAAGTGTAAAGGAATTACATATACACCATAA
- a CDS encoding glycoside hydrolase family 3 N-terminal domain-containing protein: MKLDQSYLIYFMLLLIAMAVGCKELQKSENSQVSNTKVMEILAGMTLEEKVGQMTQITLGVFFKGGDNDHRPLPLTINPETLDSAFRIYKLGSILNTVNNRAQTKEWWNKTVELLNIKAIKETGIPILFGIDAIHGVGYTAGSTLYPQQIGQGASFNPKLVKKLNELTAYEMRACNIPWTFSPVMDMGRDPRDARIWETYGEDIYLAQELGKAAVEGLQGDDLSHIDTKHGAACLKHFLAYNSNSGKDRNPLSISARELKEIHAASFQAAIDAGAKTIMINSGLINGMPVHANFEILTRLLREEMGFEGMIVTDWKDIENFYDRDKIVSTQKEGVKLAINAGIDMSMVPYNFKFCDYLIELVNEGEVPMSRIDDAVTRILKLKMELGLFETPNTYQKDYTEFGGMYFKRLAYQASTESITLLKNDEDILPLKKDVKVLVAGPNSNSMRTINGGWSYSWQGEKVEEFAEDYHTFLEAVQNKIGHRNVKFVEGVSYDFEGKYYMEKDIDIHKAVKAAKAVDYVLLFLGENSYTEKPGDLHDLYISDNQKDLALALAETGKPIILVLNEGRPRIISKFEHEMDAVIHTYLPANYGGDALADVLFGDSNPSGKLPYTYPMYPNSLITYDYLPAEKQDKMEGLYDYESDVAIQYEFGHGLSYTTFEYSDFKVNTSTFDSNNEVEISVKVTNTGDRAGQEVVMLFSSDIVASISPANKRLRRFEKINLKAGESKNVNFTINAEDLAFHNYNNQLVCEKGDFIIRIKDFEHQITLTEDVAFNMPSKVKL; the protein is encoded by the coding sequence ATGAAACTGGACCAATCATATTTAATCTATTTTATGTTGCTGCTTATAGCTATGGCCGTAGGTTGCAAAGAATTGCAGAAAAGTGAAAACAGCCAAGTTTCCAACACGAAAGTGATGGAAATATTGGCTGGGATGACACTTGAAGAAAAGGTAGGGCAAATGACGCAAATAACTTTGGGCGTTTTTTTTAAAGGTGGAGATAATGATCATCGCCCATTACCTTTAACCATAAACCCTGAAACTCTAGACTCAGCTTTTAGAATCTATAAACTGGGTTCTATTTTGAATACGGTAAACAATAGGGCACAAACTAAAGAGTGGTGGAATAAAACGGTAGAATTACTCAATATAAAAGCCATTAAGGAAACTGGAATTCCTATTTTATTTGGCATCGATGCCATTCATGGTGTAGGATATACAGCTGGTTCTACTCTTTATCCTCAGCAAATAGGACAAGGGGCTAGTTTTAATCCTAAACTGGTGAAAAAACTCAACGAACTTACAGCTTATGAAATGAGAGCTTGTAATATACCTTGGACTTTTTCTCCTGTTATGGATATGGGAAGAGACCCTCGTGATGCGAGAATATGGGAAACTTATGGAGAGGACATATATTTGGCTCAAGAATTAGGTAAAGCAGCTGTTGAAGGATTGCAAGGCGATGATTTGAGTCATATTGATACAAAACATGGGGCTGCTTGTTTAAAGCATTTCTTAGCTTATAATTCCAATTCAGGTAAAGATAGAAATCCTTTAAGCATTTCAGCTAGAGAGTTGAAAGAAATACATGCCGCTTCTTTTCAAGCAGCAATTGATGCTGGTGCTAAAACCATCATGATCAACTCTGGATTAATCAATGGAATGCCTGTTCATGCCAATTTCGAGATTCTAACCAGATTACTTAGAGAAGAAATGGGCTTTGAGGGGATGATCGTAACCGACTGGAAGGATATTGAAAACTTCTATGACCGTGACAAAATTGTGTCTACTCAAAAAGAAGGGGTGAAATTAGCCATCAATGCAGGAATCGATATGTCTATGGTTCCTTATAATTTCAAATTCTGTGATTATTTAATAGAATTAGTTAATGAAGGCGAAGTTCCCATGTCGAGAATTGATGATGCAGTAACTAGAATCTTAAAGCTAAAAATGGAATTGGGATTATTTGAAACCCCTAATACTTATCAGAAAGACTATACCGAATTTGGTGGTATGTATTTCAAAAGATTGGCATATCAAGCTTCTACAGAATCAATCACTTTGTTGAAAAATGATGAAGATATCCTTCCGTTGAAGAAAGATGTGAAAGTATTGGTGGCTGGGCCTAATTCTAATAGTATGAGAACGATAAACGGAGGATGGTCCTATTCTTGGCAAGGTGAAAAAGTAGAAGAATTTGCGGAAGACTATCATACATTTCTCGAAGCGGTACAGAATAAAATAGGGCATAGAAATGTAAAATTTGTGGAAGGTGTTTCTTATGATTTTGAAGGTAAATATTATATGGAAAAAGATATCGACATTCATAAAGCGGTGAAAGCGGCCAAGGCTGTTGATTATGTACTCTTGTTTTTAGGCGAGAATTCTTATACCGAGAAACCTGGAGATTTACATGATTTATATATTTCTGACAATCAAAAAGATTTGGCTTTGGCATTGGCAGAAACAGGTAAACCCATCATTCTTGTATTGAACGAAGGTAGACCAAGAATCATCTCTAAGTTTGAGCATGAAATGGATGCGGTTATCCATACCTATTTACCTGCCAATTATGGAGGTGATGCTCTGGCCGATGTGCTTTTTGGAGATTCCAACCCAAGCGGAAAACTTCCATATACCTATCCTATGTATCCCAATTCATTAATCACTTACGATTATTTACCTGCGGAGAAACAAGATAAAATGGAAGGTCTTTACGATTACGAATCTGATGTGGCTATTCAATATGAATTTGGTCATGGGTTAAGTTATACCACTTTTGAATATTCAGACTTCAAAGTAAACACCAGTACTTTTGACTCTAATAATGAAGTGGAGATTTCAGTGAAAGTGACTAATACAGGTGATAGAGCTGGACAAGAAGTGGTCATGCTTTTCTCTTCTGATATAGTAGCTTCAATTTCACCGGCCAATAAGAGACTGAGAAGATTTGAGAAAATCAATTTAAAAGCTGGGGAGTCTAAGAATGTGAACTTCACTATCAATGCTGAAGATTTGGCATTCCATAATTATAATAATCAGCTGGTCTGCGAAAAAGGAGATTTTATCATTAGAATTAAAGATTTTGAACATCAGATTACTTTGACAGAGGATGTTGCTTTTAATATGCCAAGTAAAGTAAAATTATAA